A single genomic interval of Halichondria panicea chromosome 2, odHalPani1.1, whole genome shotgun sequence harbors:
- the LOC135331844 gene encoding transforming acidic coiled-coil-containing protein 3-like isoform X3: protein MSDEWEAIRSLDDKENWIERTSVLSKDDHQHLLLCAEEILNDVLDTLPIESKKEPSDDVIEQQFTDEDFQYSAAQFDVDYLEHIVTDRSEPSELTRQSLYVKFDPLVGTNSPKVNKILPNFSDDLLILNTPPASGIKSCLSTNKGGTSGKKQVQIGSTEAFLENPLISTETSMTPQGPANRSTLLIDSSPKLISTPDTQQGSFTDGQDAPPPSQHHVTPPTDTLIKVLKYSENDLTGMKEEAIDQAREEAKKEKDEEMASLRKEIAALKREAKKLQQKDNTQKIIVSSHQTVVTKLEAEIQQHRERVEAHEERENDVLEHHQNFLKDINLVKERSNLIREDMNHLENFFEETHKCYLALKNTHKNLGQQTELLEQRKTQLQQCNEQGAALVKRLKEESKIQAEEIESTLEQTRKELAAKRSLEKAKQDQLQMQVDSLEKSIEQLEQEKKQLSSMCEELMKAM, encoded by the exons ATGTCTGACGAGTGGGAGGCCATTCGAAGCTTAGATGATAAAGAGAACTGGATTGAGAGAACCTCTGTCCTGTCTAAAGACGATCATCAACACCTGCTGCTATGTGCCGAG GAGATCCTAAACGATGTTCTGGACACTTTACCAAT TGAGAGCAAAAAAGAACCAAGTGATGATGTTATTGAGCAGCAGTTTACCGATGAAGACTTTCAATATTCAG CTGCCCAGTTTGATGTGGACTACTTGGAGCATATTGTCACTGATAGATCAGAGCCCAGTGAACTGACCAGACAGAGTCTTTATGTCAAGTTTGACCCTTTAGTAGGGACAAACTCACCCAAAGTCAATAAGATTTTGCCAAACTTCTCAGA TGATCTCCTGATTCTCAACACCCCTCCTGCTTCTGGCATAAAAAGCTGCTTGTCTACTAACAAAGGTGGCACCTCTGGCAAGAAGCAAGTGCAAATTGGAAGCACTGAGGCTTTCCTAGAAAACCCTTTG ATCTCCACAGAAACATCAATGACCCCACAAGGACCTGCCAACAGAAGCACTTTACTCATAGACAGTAGCCCCAAGCTAATCTCCACACCAGACACACAGCAA GGGTCCTTTACAGACGGCCAAGACGCCCCACCCCCTAGTCAACATCACGTCACGCCGCCTACTGATACTCTCATCAAA GTGTTGAAATACTCTGAAAATGACCTCACTGGGATGAAAGAGGAAGCTATAGACCAAGCTCGAGAGGAAGCCAAAAAAGAG AAAGATGAGGAGATGGCATCCTTAAGGAAAGAGATAGCTGCTCTCAAAAGAGAGGCCAAAAAGTTACAGCAAAAAGACAACACTCAAAAGATAATCGTGTCTTCACATCAAACTGTGGTCACAAAATTGGAGGCAGAAATTCAACAGCACAG AGAGAGAGTTGAAGCTCATGAAGAAAGAGAGAATGATGTGCTTGAGCATCACCAGAACTTCCTTAAAGACATCAACTTAGTCAAAGAACGGAGTAACCTCATTCGTGAAGACATGAATCACCTTGAGAACTTTTTTGAGGAAACCCACAAGTGCTACTTGGCGCTAAAAAACACTCATAAGAACTTAGGTCAACAGACTGAGCTGCTTGAGCAGAGAAAGACACAACTACAGCAATGTAATGAGCAAGGTGCTGCTCTAGTAAAAAGACTGAAAGAGGAAAGCAAAATTCAAGCCGAAGA AATAGAGAGCACGCTTGAACAAACAAGGAAGGAACTAGCAGCTAAAAGGTCACTGGAGAAGGCCAAACAAGACCAGCTACAGATGCAGGTGGACAGTCTCGAGAAGAGCATAGAACAACTT GAGCAAGAGAAGAAGCAGCTCTCGTCCATGTGTGAAGAACTCATGAAAGCAATGTAG
- the LOC135331844 gene encoding transforming acidic coiled-coil-containing protein 3-like isoform X2 gives MSDEWEAIRSLDDKENWIERTSVLSKDDHQHLLLCAEEILNDVLDTLPIESKKEPSDDVIEQQFTDEDFQYSAAQFDVDYLEHIVTDRSEPSELTRQSLYVKFDPLVGTNSPKVNKILPNFSDDLLILNTPPASGIKSCLSTNKGGTSGKKQVQIGSTEAFLENPLISTETSMTPQGPANRSTLLIDSSPKLISTPDTQQQGSFTDGQDAPPPSQHHVTPPTDTLIKVLKYSENDLTGMKEEAIDQAREEAKKEKDEEMASLRKEIAALKREAKKLQQKDNTQKIIVSSHQTVVTKLEAEIQQHRERVEAHEERENDVLEHHQNFLKDINLVKERSNLIREDMNHLENFFEETHKCYLALKNTHKNLGQQTELLEQRKTQLQQCNEQGAALVKRLKEESKIQAEEIESTLEQTRKELAAKRSLEKAKQDQLQMQVDSLEKSIEQLEQEKKQLSSMCEELMKAM, from the exons ATGTCTGACGAGTGGGAGGCCATTCGAAGCTTAGATGATAAAGAGAACTGGATTGAGAGAACCTCTGTCCTGTCTAAAGACGATCATCAACACCTGCTGCTATGTGCCGAG GAGATCCTAAACGATGTTCTGGACACTTTACCAAT TGAGAGCAAAAAAGAACCAAGTGATGATGTTATTGAGCAGCAGTTTACCGATGAAGACTTTCAATATTCAG CTGCCCAGTTTGATGTGGACTACTTGGAGCATATTGTCACTGATAGATCAGAGCCCAGTGAACTGACCAGACAGAGTCTTTATGTCAAGTTTGACCCTTTAGTAGGGACAAACTCACCCAAAGTCAATAAGATTTTGCCAAACTTCTCAGA TGATCTCCTGATTCTCAACACCCCTCCTGCTTCTGGCATAAAAAGCTGCTTGTCTACTAACAAAGGTGGCACCTCTGGCAAGAAGCAAGTGCAAATTGGAAGCACTGAGGCTTTCCTAGAAAACCCTTTG ATCTCCACAGAAACATCAATGACCCCACAAGGACCTGCCAACAGAAGCACTTTACTCATAGACAGTAGCCCCAAGCTAATCTCCACACCAGACACACAGCAA CAGGGGTCCTTTACAGACGGCCAAGACGCCCCACCCCCTAGTCAACATCACGTCACGCCGCCTACTGATACTCTCATCAAA GTGTTGAAATACTCTGAAAATGACCTCACTGGGATGAAAGAGGAAGCTATAGACCAAGCTCGAGAGGAAGCCAAAAAAGAG AAAGATGAGGAGATGGCATCCTTAAGGAAAGAGATAGCTGCTCTCAAAAGAGAGGCCAAAAAGTTACAGCAAAAAGACAACACTCAAAAGATAATCGTGTCTTCACATCAAACTGTGGTCACAAAATTGGAGGCAGAAATTCAACAGCACAG AGAGAGAGTTGAAGCTCATGAAGAAAGAGAGAATGATGTGCTTGAGCATCACCAGAACTTCCTTAAAGACATCAACTTAGTCAAAGAACGGAGTAACCTCATTCGTGAAGACATGAATCACCTTGAGAACTTTTTTGAGGAAACCCACAAGTGCTACTTGGCGCTAAAAAACACTCATAAGAACTTAGGTCAACAGACTGAGCTGCTTGAGCAGAGAAAGACACAACTACAGCAATGTAATGAGCAAGGTGCTGCTCTAGTAAAAAGACTGAAAGAGGAAAGCAAAATTCAAGCCGAAGA AATAGAGAGCACGCTTGAACAAACAAGGAAGGAACTAGCAGCTAAAAGGTCACTGGAGAAGGCCAAACAAGACCAGCTACAGATGCAGGTGGACAGTCTCGAGAAGAGCATAGAACAACTT GAGCAAGAGAAGAAGCAGCTCTCGTCCATGTGTGAAGAACTCATGAAAGCAATGTAG
- the LOC135331844 gene encoding transforming acidic coiled-coil-containing protein 3-like isoform X1: MSDEWEAIRSLDDKENWIERTSVLSKDDHQHLLLCAEEILNDVLDTLPIESKKEPSDDVIEQQFTDEDFQYSAAQFDVDYLEHIVTDRSEPSELTRQSLYVKFDPLVGTNSPKVNKILPNFSDDLLILNTPPASGIKSCLSTNKGGTSGKKQVQIGSTEAFLENPLISTETSMTPQGPANRSTLLIDSSPKLISTPDTQQVNQGSFTDGQDAPPPSQHHVTPPTDTLIKVLKYSENDLTGMKEEAIDQAREEAKKEKDEEMASLRKEIAALKREAKKLQQKDNTQKIIVSSHQTVVTKLEAEIQQHRERVEAHEERENDVLEHHQNFLKDINLVKERSNLIREDMNHLENFFEETHKCYLALKNTHKNLGQQTELLEQRKTQLQQCNEQGAALVKRLKEESKIQAEEIESTLEQTRKELAAKRSLEKAKQDQLQMQVDSLEKSIEQLEQEKKQLSSMCEELMKAM; the protein is encoded by the exons ATGTCTGACGAGTGGGAGGCCATTCGAAGCTTAGATGATAAAGAGAACTGGATTGAGAGAACCTCTGTCCTGTCTAAAGACGATCATCAACACCTGCTGCTATGTGCCGAG GAGATCCTAAACGATGTTCTGGACACTTTACCAAT TGAGAGCAAAAAAGAACCAAGTGATGATGTTATTGAGCAGCAGTTTACCGATGAAGACTTTCAATATTCAG CTGCCCAGTTTGATGTGGACTACTTGGAGCATATTGTCACTGATAGATCAGAGCCCAGTGAACTGACCAGACAGAGTCTTTATGTCAAGTTTGACCCTTTAGTAGGGACAAACTCACCCAAAGTCAATAAGATTTTGCCAAACTTCTCAGA TGATCTCCTGATTCTCAACACCCCTCCTGCTTCTGGCATAAAAAGCTGCTTGTCTACTAACAAAGGTGGCACCTCTGGCAAGAAGCAAGTGCAAATTGGAAGCACTGAGGCTTTCCTAGAAAACCCTTTG ATCTCCACAGAAACATCAATGACCCCACAAGGACCTGCCAACAGAAGCACTTTACTCATAGACAGTAGCCCCAAGCTAATCTCCACACCAGACACACAGCAAGTAAAT CAGGGGTCCTTTACAGACGGCCAAGACGCCCCACCCCCTAGTCAACATCACGTCACGCCGCCTACTGATACTCTCATCAAA GTGTTGAAATACTCTGAAAATGACCTCACTGGGATGAAAGAGGAAGCTATAGACCAAGCTCGAGAGGAAGCCAAAAAAGAG AAAGATGAGGAGATGGCATCCTTAAGGAAAGAGATAGCTGCTCTCAAAAGAGAGGCCAAAAAGTTACAGCAAAAAGACAACACTCAAAAGATAATCGTGTCTTCACATCAAACTGTGGTCACAAAATTGGAGGCAGAAATTCAACAGCACAG AGAGAGAGTTGAAGCTCATGAAGAAAGAGAGAATGATGTGCTTGAGCATCACCAGAACTTCCTTAAAGACATCAACTTAGTCAAAGAACGGAGTAACCTCATTCGTGAAGACATGAATCACCTTGAGAACTTTTTTGAGGAAACCCACAAGTGCTACTTGGCGCTAAAAAACACTCATAAGAACTTAGGTCAACAGACTGAGCTGCTTGAGCAGAGAAAGACACAACTACAGCAATGTAATGAGCAAGGTGCTGCTCTAGTAAAAAGACTGAAAGAGGAAAGCAAAATTCAAGCCGAAGA AATAGAGAGCACGCTTGAACAAACAAGGAAGGAACTAGCAGCTAAAAGGTCACTGGAGAAGGCCAAACAAGACCAGCTACAGATGCAGGTGGACAGTCTCGAGAAGAGCATAGAACAACTT GAGCAAGAGAAGAAGCAGCTCTCGTCCATGTGTGAAGAACTCATGAAAGCAATGTAG